A genomic window from Microbacterium sp. H1-D42 includes:
- the polA gene encoding DNA polymerase I: MTDSAKPTLMVVDGHSLAYRAFFALPVENFTTKDNQHTNAIYGFLSMLVNLIKAEQPTHLAIAFDTSRHSFRTDEYPEYKATRSETPSEFKGQIPLLQDCLAAMSIPVLTKEGIEADDILATLSVQGSEKGYDVLVVSGDRDTIQLVNDKVTLLYPSVQGVSQLKRYDPTAVQERYGVRPEQYPDIAALVGETSDNLPGVPKVGEKTAVKWLTQFGSLDELLERAEEIKGVVGGNLREHMDDVRRNRKLNRLLTDVELPVGPDELIVTPIDAQAVRDIFARLEFRTLLPRVFEAVGAGDEPVHDEPAVQVPAAVEATGAEIAAWLATQNGELGLTLVTNAGVISRVGIAGDTELREGDWNDQTAAALRGWLESDAGKVLNDAKVQVKALLRAGIRLGGLHYDTLLAGWLMRPSFPDKTLAHLVGRYLDEKLPEADPSQLVPETDGATPSQEAWFTLRTAAAIREQMPESVTSVLTDIELPTLLVLADMELAGVAVSHDVLSTFSAELLTRTDALAADAFAMVGREFNLGSPKQLQEVLFEDLQLPKTRKTKTGYSTDAAVLADLQETNPHPFLDLLLQYREATKLRQIIESLDSAIGKNGPVDDDHRIHTTYVQTGSQTGRLSSTDPNLQNIPVRTEESRRIRSAFEVGEGYETLLTADYSQIEMRIMAHLSGDAGLIEAFNSGEDLHRFVGARVFGVEPEEVTSAMRTKVKAMSYGLVYGLSAFGLSKQLRIEQSEAKRLMMEYFARFGAVRDYLRASVLQAKEDGYTETIFGRRRPFPDLTSPNRVLRENAERAALNAPIQGSAADIMKIALNRIHADLREAGLASRALLQIHDELVVEIAPGEWDRVEAIVRTQMAGAADLSVPLDVQVGAGRDWNEAAH, translated from the coding sequence GTGACGGACTCCGCAAAGCCTACCCTCATGGTCGTCGACGGCCACTCGCTCGCCTACCGGGCCTTCTTCGCCCTCCCCGTGGAGAATTTCACGACGAAGGACAATCAGCACACGAACGCCATCTACGGCTTCCTGTCGATGCTCGTGAACCTCATCAAGGCCGAGCAGCCGACCCACCTGGCGATCGCCTTCGACACCTCGCGACACTCGTTCCGCACAGATGAGTACCCCGAGTACAAGGCCACGCGGTCTGAGACGCCGTCCGAGTTCAAGGGACAGATCCCGCTGCTGCAGGACTGCCTAGCCGCCATGTCGATCCCGGTGCTCACCAAAGAGGGCATCGAGGCCGACGACATCCTCGCGACGCTCTCGGTGCAGGGCTCTGAGAAGGGCTACGACGTCCTCGTCGTCTCCGGCGACCGCGACACCATCCAGCTCGTCAACGACAAGGTCACGCTGCTGTACCCGTCTGTGCAGGGCGTCTCGCAGCTGAAGCGCTACGACCCGACCGCGGTGCAGGAGCGCTACGGTGTGCGCCCCGAGCAGTACCCCGATATCGCCGCGCTCGTCGGAGAGACCAGCGACAATCTGCCTGGCGTGCCGAAGGTCGGCGAGAAGACCGCGGTGAAGTGGCTCACGCAGTTCGGCAGCCTCGACGAGCTTCTCGAGCGCGCCGAGGAGATCAAGGGCGTCGTGGGCGGCAACCTGCGCGAGCACATGGACGACGTGCGCCGCAACCGCAAGCTGAACCGGCTGCTGACCGACGTCGAACTGCCGGTCGGCCCTGACGAGCTCATCGTCACGCCGATCGATGCGCAGGCCGTGCGCGACATCTTCGCCCGGCTCGAGTTCCGCACGCTGCTGCCGCGGGTGTTCGAGGCCGTCGGCGCCGGTGACGAGCCGGTGCACGACGAGCCGGCCGTGCAGGTTCCGGCTGCGGTGGAGGCGACGGGCGCTGAGATCGCGGCTTGGCTCGCGACCCAGAACGGCGAGCTCGGCCTCACCCTGGTGACGAACGCCGGTGTGATCTCGCGCGTCGGCATCGCAGGCGACACCGAACTGCGCGAGGGCGATTGGAACGACCAGACCGCCGCCGCGCTGCGCGGGTGGCTCGAATCCGATGCCGGGAAGGTGCTCAACGACGCGAAGGTCCAGGTCAAGGCGCTGCTGCGCGCCGGCATCCGACTGGGGGGCCTCCACTACGACACCCTGCTCGCCGGGTGGCTGATGCGGCCGAGCTTCCCCGACAAGACCCTCGCGCACCTCGTCGGCCGCTACCTCGACGAGAAGCTCCCCGAAGCCGACCCGTCGCAGCTGGTGCCAGAGACCGACGGCGCCACGCCGTCGCAGGAGGCGTGGTTCACGCTGCGCACCGCGGCGGCCATTCGCGAGCAGATGCCCGAGTCCGTGACCTCCGTGCTCACCGACATCGAACTGCCGACGCTGCTGGTTCTGGCCGACATGGAGTTGGCCGGCGTCGCCGTCTCGCACGACGTGCTCTCCACGTTCTCGGCCGAGCTGCTCACCCGCACCGACGCTCTCGCCGCCGACGCGTTCGCGATGGTCGGGCGCGAGTTCAACCTCGGCTCGCCGAAGCAGCTCCAGGAGGTGCTGTTCGAAGACCTGCAGCTGCCGAAGACCCGCAAGACGAAGACGGGATACTCGACGGATGCTGCGGTGCTGGCAGACCTGCAGGAGACCAACCCGCACCCGTTCCTCGACCTGCTGCTGCAGTACCGCGAGGCGACGAAGCTGCGGCAGATCATCGAGTCGCTCGACAGCGCCATCGGCAAGAACGGGCCGGTGGACGACGATCACCGCATCCACACCACATACGTGCAGACCGGCAGCCAGACCGGTCGCCTGTCGAGCACGGATCCCAATCTGCAGAACATCCCCGTGCGCACCGAGGAGTCGCGTCGCATCCGCAGCGCGTTCGAGGTGGGCGAGGGCTACGAGACGCTGCTGACCGCCGACTACTCGCAGATCGAGATGCGCATCATGGCGCACCTGTCCGGCGACGCAGGTCTCATCGAGGCGTTCAACTCGGGCGAGGACCTGCACCGCTTCGTGGGCGCACGCGTCTTCGGCGTCGAGCCGGAAGAGGTCACATCGGCGATGCGCACCAAGGTGAAGGCGATGTCGTACGGACTGGTCTACGGCCTCTCGGCCTTCGGCCTGTCGAAGCAGCTGCGCATCGAGCAGTCCGAGGCGAAGAGGCTGATGATGGAGTACTTCGCCCGCTTCGGCGCCGTGCGCGACTATCTGCGCGCCTCAGTGCTGCAGGCGAAGGAAGACGGATACACCGAGACGATCTTCGGCCGCCGTCGTCCGTTCCCGGATCTGACCAGCCCCAACCGCGTACTGCGTGAGAACGCCGAGCGCGCAGCGCTGAACGCCCCCATCCAGGGCAGCGCAGCCGACATCATGAAGATCGCGCTGAACCGGATCCACGCTGACCTGCGCGAGGCCGGGCTCGCTTCCCGCGCGCTGCTGCAGATCCACGACGAGCTCGTGGTGGAGATCGCACCGGGGGAGTGGGATCGGGTGGAGGCGATCGTCCGCACACAGATGGCCGGCGCAGCCGACCTCTCCGTGCCACTCGACGTGCAGGTCGGAGCAGGACGTGACTGGAACGAGGCCGCGCACTAG